A window of the Mucilaginibacter sp. cycad4 genome harbors these coding sequences:
- a CDS encoding SDR family oxidoreductase, translating into MILVTGATGHLGNAAIQSLLEKGVPANEITALVRDENKATNLKDRGVQIKIGNYNDYHSLKDALHGVDKLFLISSNDVTADTLLQHKNVINAAKENGVQHIVYISQEIKDDEITAIPFVIQIHRATAEYIKETGVVYTIFNDSLYADSIGKFSGETFLENGIFFPAGDGKVPFVPRTDIGEAAAVVLTTPGHDHMTYAITANTAYSFEDISVMLSAITGKEVKYLKPDLDTYSHALINAGVPKEVVGFLGAFATAIKNGEFDTNRSHLEILLGRKPMELKEFLKITYGK; encoded by the coding sequence ATGATTTTAGTAACAGGTGCGACAGGGCATTTAGGAAATGCGGCAATCCAATCACTTTTAGAAAAAGGTGTTCCGGCTAATGAAATTACCGCTTTGGTAAGAGATGAAAACAAAGCAACTAATTTGAAGGATCGGGGTGTTCAGATAAAAATCGGGAATTACAATGACTACCATTCGCTTAAAGATGCATTACACGGAGTAGATAAACTCTTTCTGATCTCTTCCAACGATGTGACGGCTGATACGCTTTTGCAGCATAAGAATGTCATCAACGCCGCTAAGGAAAATGGTGTTCAGCACATCGTTTATATAAGTCAGGAAATTAAGGATGATGAGATAACAGCTATTCCATTCGTCATTCAGATTCATAGGGCTACGGCTGAGTATATCAAAGAGACCGGGGTTGTTTACACCATATTTAACGACTCGCTTTACGCAGATTCCATAGGAAAGTTTTCCGGGGAAACATTTTTGGAAAACGGTATTTTCTTTCCCGCTGGTGACGGAAAGGTCCCTTTTGTTCCAAGAACCGATATTGGGGAAGCTGCAGCAGTAGTGCTAACCACTCCCGGACATGATCATATGACCTACGCGATCACCGCTAATACCGCTTATTCATTTGAAGATATATCAGTCATGCTATCCGCTATCACCGGTAAGGAGGTTAAGTATCTTAAACCTGACCTTGATACTTACAGCCATGCGCTTATAAATGCCGGTGTTCCGAAAGAGGTTGTTGGATTCTTAGGCGCGTTTGCTACTGCCATAAAAAATGGTGAATTCGATACGAACCGCAGTCATCTTGAAATTTTATTGGGAAGAAAACCAATGGA
- a CDS encoding helix-turn-helix domain-containing protein — translation MENKVENNPCPVTATITLIGGRWKPIILFHLSDHTRRFGEIAVRMPSISRKVLSEQLKELEVDGLINRRQFKEIPPRVEYSLTELGKSVRPLLIHMATWGQEMILDKQLNDIG, via the coding sequence ATGGAAAATAAAGTGGAAAATAACCCTTGCCCGGTAACGGCTACGATAACTTTGATAGGTGGGAGATGGAAGCCGATCATTCTTTTTCATCTATCGGACCATACCAGGCGCTTTGGTGAAATAGCCGTACGGATGCCATCTATATCCAGAAAAGTATTAAGCGAACAACTAAAAGAGCTGGAAGTGGATGGATTGATCAATCGCAGGCAATTCAAAGAAATCCCACCCCGCGTAGAATATTCTTTAACCGAGCTTGGGAAAAGCGTCAGGCCTTTATTAATACATATGGCAACATGGGGTCAGGAAATGATATTGGATAAGCAATTAAATGACATTGGATAA